TACTATAATACAGCTTATTATTATATTTTTCAGCCATTTATTATTTGATAAAAGCACAAAAAATGGCCATACAATATAAAATTGTTCTTCGACTGCTAAAGACCAAAAATGACCAACTTTCCCCCAATAATTTGTCTTAAATATTATAAGATTAGTGGTATAAGTAAGATAATACCATATATTTTCCTGTACATTCAGAATAGGAAAAAACAAAATAGCAACCAAAATAGTAAGATAATAAATAGGAAATAATCGTAGAAATCGACGAAAATAAAATTTCTTTATTTTTTCGATAAATAAACCTACTTGTTGCCTTTCTTGTAACAGTATTGTTGTAATTAAAAAGCCACTTAATGTAAAAAATATACCAACACCTAAGCCCCCGAAAGAAAAAAAATGCCAATAGGTTGGCAATAAATTTTGAAAATAATGCTCAAAAATAACTATTAACACAGCCCATGCACGCAAGGAGTCGAGCGCGGGCGTATATTGTAATGTTATTTCTTTTTGCATCTACTTAATTAAATTATGTATGTAATATCCTATAAATGACGTATCTACACCTACTTTCTTGCGCGCGTAAACAATACTTAATAAATTCCAAAGTACAACCGTTACTAAGTTAGAGTACGCCGCGCCAATTGTCCCATAAATAGGAATAAGGATAAAATTTAAAATCAAGTTAATAGCAATAGAAAACATGGCTATATTTCTAAACACCTTTTCATTTCCAGTCATTTGTAGCGTAATATCCGTAGAGCCAGCCAACGCATTAAAACAATAACCCATTGCAATAATAATCATCACTTCTGCACTTTGTGAGTCATTTATTCCTAATAAGCCCAATAAAAACATAGGAAAAGCAGCGATAAAAATAAAAATAGGAATAATAGTAACTGCTACTATTTTAGATGAATTTAGAAGCAATTGTTGGAGTTCTTTTATTTGATGCTGGTTATAAAAAGCTGTAATTTTAGGCGCAACAAAACCACTTACAGCAAACAAAGGAATCGTAAGAACATTTGATAATTTAGAAGCAACACTATACCCTCCTATTTCAGCTTCCGGAGAATAAAAACCAAGGATAAATACATCTAAATACCCCATTGCAACAAAAATAATATTGCTTAAAAACATGGGCATTGCAACTTCCTTAATTTGCGAAAACTTAAAATAATGAACTGCTTTTTCGCGTATTTCTATGCTCTTTAGCCATTGCCAAGCCGTTAGTAAACTAACAAGAGTTATGCCTAATACAAAAATATTTATTGGCTGCGTTTCGTTTCCTAAAAAATAATAAAAAATAGGCAATAAAAGCAACGTAATCAGGAAATTACCAACGGTTTGGGCAAAATTATAAAACGTAACTTGGTGCAATCCGCGAAGACCTTCAGAATGAACAGTAATCAATGAAAATGGTAAAATACCCAACGAAACCCAGCGAAAATCACTGCTCATTTCAGGTTTTTTTAGCCAAAAAGCCAGCGTATCTGCACAAAAAAATAAACTCAAAGAAAGAAACAAACCTATAGGCAAAACAAAACGTAAACTTTGGATATAAATACCTCTCAAAACACGTAAATCCTTATGCTGCCATTGCGAAGCAAAACGCATGAGAGCCATATCAAATCCTGCCTTTGTAAGCACTGTTAGCAAAAAAAGATATGTAAACGACAAGGAAAACCGTCCCCAAGTATCTATTCCATAAACAGCAATAACAACTTTGGTAAAAATAAAACTCAAAAATATGCCTGCCATACGCAAACTATAGCCCAAAACCGTTTGGAATATCGTATCAGAGTTCCTGAGTTTTAACCACAATTGCTTTAATTTATCTTGCATTTTTATTCAAAAAAGAACACATAAAAAACGCTAACAAAACAAGATGTTAGCGTTTATATTTATGAAAAATATTTTAGGCTTCAGGTAATACTTTTTTTCTACGGAAAAGCGTTTCTACCAGTTTCAAATCACGGTCAGAAAGAAAAATAGTATAAGGCAAATGTAAAAACTGAAATTTTTCCATGCGTAAAATATACGCATCTGGTGTTTTTTCTACAGCTAAAATTTGTTCCCAATTCAACACCATTGCTTCCTGCGATTCTGCACTTTTTTTAATTAGAACATGGTCATTTTTGAATTCATAAACCAACTTTTCAAACATGGGTTTACTTTGCGGCAATTGTGTTGCGCCATAAAACTGAATCCACCAGAAAAGAATGTATATAACCGTCAGTAAAACAGCGGCTGCGGCAGTCCATAAAAAGACATTTAATCCAAAAAACGCAGCAACCAACATCATGGCCAATGGCACGCCAAATGCCCACCAATATTTAGTAATGGCACTTTTCATGCCCATCGAAATAAAAAGCTGTGTTGGTAATTGATATTTTTTTGTACGAATGCCTGGTTCTATGCGCATTGAGCCACCCAAATACTGATTGGGTTGCATATATACTTTTTTCTGTTTGGGAGTATTATTATCCATAAAAAAATTTAACAAAAAACTACTGAATTTTTAAGACATTATATTGACTCGCAGGATTTCTGAGCAGCGACGAAATAGTAATTTTTGATGGCAAAATCGTGTGTATCTTCGTATAACGAGAAGAGAATATTCCTAAGCCTCCCGTTACATTAGTCATAGTCGGTTGGCTTTGAGTAAGGTCAAAAAAGTTGCCGCTCACAGACAAATAATTAGCAAACTCTTGATTGATTACCCTCACTCTATAGGTTACCCTCACATAATTACGTTTGGTAGTCGGTTGGTCGCCAGACCTATCTATATTTGCTAACAAAAAATCAAGATAATCCAGCCCCGAACTCAAACGTCCGCCTTCCTGCGCGTTATAGGCAACTTTGGCTTGCTGATAGAGTTTTGCCCCCCAGATGTTGCTAAATGGCTTTTCAACACCGTTGGTTGTTTCTATAAAATCAGAAATAATATCCACACTATAGGCATAGATAGGTTTTACGCGAGTAAAATAAACAGCAGGTCTTTCCGTCGAAAAGGAAATCGTTTCATCCATCGAAAAATCACCTAAAACCTCGGTTTGTGCCGTAGCTTCATGACCTGTTCGCTTATTAGTTACTTTTATTTTGTAAATAGCAGGAGCATTCAAATAGCTTGTTTGTAGTGTAAATCCTTTGGAGGTTTGATAAACAACGTTAGGCGTTGTAA
This genomic stretch from Flexibacter flexilis DSM 6793 harbors:
- a CDS encoding flippase, whose protein sequence is MQDKLKQLWLKLRNSDTIFQTVLGYSLRMAGIFLSFIFTKVVIAVYGIDTWGRFSLSFTYLFLLTVLTKAGFDMALMRFASQWQHKDLRVLRGIYIQSLRFVLPIGLFLSLSLFFCADTLAFWLKKPEMSSDFRWVSLGILPFSLITVHSEGLRGLHQVTFYNFAQTVGNFLITLLLLPIFYYFLGNETQPINIFVLGITLVSLLTAWQWLKSIEIREKAVHYFKFSQIKEVAMPMFLSNIIFVAMGYLDVFILGFYSPEAEIGGYSVASKLSNVLTIPLFAVSGFVAPKITAFYNQHQIKELQQLLLNSSKIVAVTIIPIFIFIAAFPMFLLGLLGINDSQSAEVMIIIAMGYCFNALAGSTDITLQMTGNEKVFRNIAMFSIAINLILNFILIPIYGTIGAAYSNLVTVVLWNLLSIVYARKKVGVDTSFIGYYIHNLIK
- a CDS encoding SoxR reducing system RseC family protein, giving the protein MDNNTPKQKKVYMQPNQYLGGSMRIEPGIRTKKYQLPTQLFISMGMKSAITKYWWAFGVPLAMMLVAAFFGLNVFLWTAAAAVLLTVIYILFWWIQFYGATQLPQSKPMFEKLVYEFKNDHVLIKKSAESQEAMVLNWEQILAVEKTPDAYILRMEKFQFLHLPYTIFLSDRDLKLVETLFRRKKVLPEA
- a CDS encoding DUF4249 family protein, encoding MTILTRFFGFIAFVMLLGVAACSTDFDVNAPYTEKTVIYGLLDAADSVQTVRIMKTYLNNNGQNAYDVAKNPDSSLYADGVLRVDLYLVNPNSKQEIWKDSLHRVVLSEARENSGDFFTTPNVVYQTSKGFTLQTSYLNAPAIYKIKVTNKRTGHEATAQTEVLGDFSMDETISFSTERPAVYFTRVKPIYAYSVDIISDFIETTNGVEKPFSNIWGAKLYQQAKVAYNAQEGGRLSSGLDYLDFLLANIDRSGDQPTTKRNYVRVTYRVRVINQEFANYLSVSGNFFDLTQSQPTMTNVTGGLGIFSSRYTKIHTILPSKITISSLLRNPASQYNVLKIQ